One window of the Parasphingopyxis algicola genome contains the following:
- the ppdK gene encoding pyruvate, phosphate dikinase gives MTQYVYRFGGGVSDGGQGDKNLLGGKGANLAEMASIGLPVPPGFTISTEMCTRYYDEGEVFPDELREQVATGIAHVEEVTGKRFGDAGDPLLVSVRSGARVSMPGMMDTVLNLGLNDETVQGLAETSGDPRFAWDSYRRFIQMYADVVLGLDHGAFEEALEIAKEDKGIYLDTEMEAEDWEKLVGAYMRIAEEELGHPFPQDPQDQLWGAVGAVFGSWQAERAKVYRRINDIPGDWGTAVNVQAMVFGNMGETSATGVAFTRDPSTGERAYYGEWLINAQGEDVVAGIRTPQYLTKAARDRANAKPASMEEAMPETFGELTKVFDMLENHYRDMQDIEFTVERGTLWMLQTRSGKRTAKAALKIAVDMAGEGLITEEEAVLRVDPGALDQLLHPTLDPEAERDVIARGLPASPGAASGIVVFDADAAERHAAMGEDVILVRVETSPEDIHGMHAAKGILTARGGMTSHAAVVARGMGRPCVSGTGSIAIDAKAKQFTAMGREFAEGDTITIDGATGEVMAGEVETVQPELAGDFAQLMEWADKTRRMRVRTNAETPADCRMARAFGAEGIGLCRTEHMFFDARRITAMRQMILATDEAGRREALAKLLPEQRGDFAEIFTIMAGLPVTIRLLDPPLHEFLPHGEEELQEVADALDVSIDTLRRRVNELHEFNPMLGHRGCRLGVTYPEIYEMQAQAIFEAALEVAAESDEAPIPEVMVPLVATRRELELMKAVIDRTAEAVFEDKGARVDYLVGTMIELPRAALRAGEIAECGEFFSFGTNDLTQTALGVSRDDAGRFLGAYVDQGVYPRDPFVSLDIEGVGELIALAAERGRATKPDIKLGICGEHGGDPASIAFCEKVVLDYVSASPYRVPIARLAAAQAALRKAS, from the coding sequence ATGACCCAATATGTGTACCGGTTCGGCGGCGGCGTGTCCGATGGCGGGCAGGGGGACAAGAACCTGCTCGGCGGCAAGGGCGCGAACCTGGCCGAGATGGCCTCGATCGGCCTGCCGGTGCCGCCGGGCTTCACGATCTCGACAGAGATGTGCACGCGCTATTATGACGAAGGCGAGGTGTTTCCGGACGAATTGCGGGAACAGGTCGCCACCGGCATCGCCCATGTCGAAGAGGTAACCGGCAAGCGCTTCGGCGATGCCGGCGACCCGCTGCTCGTATCGGTCCGTTCGGGCGCGCGCGTGTCGATGCCGGGCATGATGGATACCGTGCTCAATCTCGGTCTCAACGACGAGACGGTGCAGGGGCTGGCGGAGACGTCCGGCGATCCGCGGTTCGCCTGGGACAGCTATCGCCGCTTCATCCAGATGTATGCCGATGTCGTGCTCGGCCTCGATCATGGCGCGTTCGAGGAAGCACTCGAAATCGCCAAGGAAGACAAGGGGATATATCTCGATACCGAGATGGAGGCTGAAGACTGGGAGAAGCTGGTCGGCGCCTATATGCGGATCGCCGAGGAGGAACTCGGCCATCCCTTTCCGCAGGATCCGCAAGACCAGCTCTGGGGCGCGGTCGGCGCCGTGTTCGGTTCCTGGCAGGCCGAGCGCGCCAAGGTCTATCGCCGGATCAACGATATCCCGGGCGACTGGGGCACGGCGGTCAATGTGCAGGCGATGGTGTTCGGCAATATGGGCGAGACCAGCGCGACCGGCGTCGCCTTCACCCGCGATCCCTCGACCGGCGAGCGCGCCTATTATGGCGAATGGCTGATCAATGCGCAGGGCGAGGATGTCGTCGCCGGGATCCGCACGCCGCAATATCTGACGAAAGCCGCGCGCGATCGGGCCAATGCCAAGCCCGCCTCGATGGAAGAGGCGATGCCGGAGACGTTCGGGGAACTGACGAAAGTCTTCGATATGCTCGAAAATCATTATCGCGACATGCAGGATATCGAGTTCACCGTGGAGCGCGGCACACTCTGGATGCTGCAGACGCGATCGGGCAAGCGCACGGCCAAGGCCGCGCTCAAGATCGCGGTCGATATGGCGGGCGAGGGGCTGATTACCGAAGAGGAAGCGGTGCTGCGCGTCGATCCGGGCGCGCTCGACCAGCTGCTCCATCCGACGCTCGATCCCGAAGCCGAACGCGATGTGATCGCGCGCGGGCTTCCCGCATCGCCGGGGGCGGCCTCCGGCATCGTGGTGTTCGATGCCGATGCCGCCGAGCGCCACGCGGCGATGGGCGAGGATGTGATCCTCGTCCGTGTCGAGACCAGCCCGGAAGATATTCACGGGATGCACGCGGCTAAAGGCATTTTGACGGCGCGCGGCGGGATGACGTCGCACGCCGCCGTGGTCGCGCGCGGCATGGGCCGACCCTGTGTTTCGGGCACCGGCAGCATCGCGATCGACGCCAAGGCCAAACAGTTCACCGCCATGGGGCGGGAGTTTGCCGAGGGCGACACGATCACCATCGACGGCGCGACCGGCGAGGTGATGGCGGGCGAGGTCGAGACCGTGCAGCCCGAACTCGCCGGCGATTTCGCGCAGCTCATGGAATGGGCGGACAAGACGCGGCGGATGCGCGTGCGCACCAATGCCGAAACGCCCGCCGATTGCCGGATGGCGCGCGCGTTCGGCGCCGAAGGCATCGGCCTCTGCCGCACCGAGCATATGTTCTTCGACGCGCGGCGGATCACCGCGATGCGCCAGATGATCCTCGCGACCGACGAGGCGGGGCGGCGCGAAGCGCTGGCCAAGCTGCTGCCCGAGCAGCGCGGCGACTTTGCCGAGATTTTCACGATCATGGCGGGCCTGCCGGTCACGATCCGGCTGCTCGATCCTCCCTTGCACGAATTCCTCCCGCATGGCGAAGAGGAGCTGCAGGAAGTGGCCGATGCGCTCGATGTTTCGATCGATACGCTGCGGCGGCGGGTCAATGAGCTGCACGAGTTCAACCCGATGCTCGGCCATCGCGGCTGCCGGCTCGGCGTCACCTATCCCGAAATTTACGAGATGCAGGCGCAGGCGATCTTCGAAGCGGCGCTCGAAGTTGCGGCCGAAAGTGATGAAGCGCCGATCCCCGAAGTCATGGTGCCGCTGGTCGCGACGCGGCGCGAGCTCGAATTGATGAAGGCGGTGATCGACCGCACCGCCGAAGCGGTGTTCGAGGACAAGGGCGCGCGGGTCGACTATCTGGTCGGCACGATGATCGAGCTGCCGCGCGCCGCCCTGCGCGCCGGCGAGATCGCCGAATGCGGCGAATTTTTCAGCTTCGGCACCAACGATCTGACGCAAACGGCGCTCGGCGTCTCGCGCGACGATGCCGGGCGGTTCCTCGGCGCCTATGTCGATCAGGGCGTCTATCCGCGCGATCCGTTCGTCAGTCTCGATATCGAAGGCGTCGGCGAGCTGATCGCGCTGGCCGCCGAGCGGGGCAGGGCGACCAAACCGGACATCAAGCTTGGCATTTGCGGCGAGCATGGCGGCGATCCCGCCTCGATCGCGTTCTGCGAGAAAGTGGTGCTCGATTATGTCAGCGCCTCGCCCTATCGCGTGCCGATCGCGCGGCTCGCGGCGGCGCAGGCGGCGTTGCGGAAAGCTTCATGA
- the glyS gene encoding glycine--tRNA ligase subunit beta gives MADFLLELLSEEIPARMQRKAREDLERLFKAELDGAGLTAESIETFSTPRRLALIARGLPQETEAVREERKGPKADAPDQAIDGFLRSTGLARGDLETRDVKGKSTLFAVIDKPGRATKDVLGEAIPAIIRAFPWPKSMRWGAASISTESLRWVRPLQGIVAILGEDLVECEIDGIASGYETVGHRFHHSGALAAEVGTGSASDNATNKNAVITIGGADDYAEKLRACHVIVDHKEREGIIRARANALAEEAGLTRKQDPGLVEENAGLTEWPAPLLGAFDEAFLAVAPEAITLAMRSHQKYFACLKPDGSLSPHFICVANIEAADDGAHVVAGNEKVLAARLSDAKFFWEQDQKVSLAEHAKKLDQIVFHEKLGTLADKVDRVAKLARWLVEEGIVPPSPLVGEGRGEGREAGTASPIKVSSGADAPGPSPNPLPQGERAILADKAEQAARLAKADLVTGMVGEFADLQGIMGGYYAANEGLDDEVAAAIRDHYKPVGQGDEVPTAPVTVAVSLADKIDTITGFFGINEKPTGSKDPFAIRRAGLGVISLILTNGLRCSMQALLGQALMQHGRFWWSRLVGKAQEVDSLITGRMQGFLDLAARASVRPTKYEGTSIEDVLNERLRDEEDVEKAVFVFADMKQLEIVPFFGERLSVQQRDEGVRHDVITSVFSQGGETDLVRLLARVKALQAFLKTADGANLLAGYKRAANILKKEGWDGVPSRLVGEGQGEGRDAETALPTKSHSGADAPDPSPQSSPTRGEEVGLSYSPEPEEALLREALERAEPEAEAAIEREDFEGAMAALATLRKPIDAFFDKVTVNDEDPVKRAARLQMLERMRDAVHRVADFSRIEGGG, from the coding sequence ATGGCTGATTTCCTGCTCGAACTGCTGTCCGAGGAAATCCCGGCGCGGATGCAGCGCAAGGCGCGCGAAGATCTCGAACGCCTGTTTAAGGCCGAGCTCGATGGCGCGGGGCTTACGGCCGAAAGCATAGAAACCTTCTCCACGCCGCGCCGGCTGGCGCTGATCGCGCGCGGGCTTCCGCAAGAAACCGAGGCGGTGCGCGAGGAGCGCAAGGGGCCGAAAGCCGACGCGCCTGACCAAGCAATCGACGGGTTCCTGCGCTCGACCGGCCTGGCGCGCGGCGATCTCGAAACCCGCGACGTCAAGGGCAAGTCGACCCTTTTCGCGGTCATCGACAAGCCCGGCCGCGCAACCAAGGACGTGCTCGGCGAAGCCATCCCCGCGATCATCCGCGCCTTTCCCTGGCCCAAATCGATGCGCTGGGGCGCGGCCTCGATCAGCACCGAAAGCCTGCGCTGGGTCCGCCCGCTGCAGGGCATCGTCGCGATACTTGGCGAAGATCTCGTCGAATGCGAAATCGACGGCATTGCGTCCGGTTATGAGACGGTCGGCCATCGCTTCCATCATAGCGGAGCATTGGCAGCAGAAGTGGGAACCGGTTCTGCGTCCGACAATGCGACCAACAAAAATGCCGTGATCACCATCGGCGGCGCGGACGATTATGCGGAAAAGCTGCGCGCCTGCCATGTGATCGTCGATCACAAGGAGCGCGAGGGGATCATCCGCGCGCGCGCCAATGCGCTGGCCGAAGAGGCGGGGCTGACGCGCAAACAGGATCCGGGGCTGGTCGAGGAAAATGCCGGGCTGACCGAATGGCCGGCGCCGTTGCTGGGCGCATTCGACGAAGCCTTTCTCGCCGTCGCGCCCGAAGCGATCACGCTCGCGATGCGCAGCCACCAGAAATATTTCGCCTGCCTGAAACCCGATGGCAGCCTCTCGCCGCACTTCATCTGCGTCGCCAATATCGAAGCCGCGGACGATGGCGCGCATGTCGTCGCCGGCAATGAGAAAGTGCTCGCCGCGCGGCTGTCCGACGCCAAATTCTTCTGGGAGCAGGACCAGAAGGTGAGCCTTGCCGAGCATGCGAAAAAGCTCGACCAGATCGTTTTTCACGAAAAACTTGGCACCTTAGCCGACAAGGTGGACCGGGTCGCGAAGCTTGCAAGATGGCTGGTCGAGGAAGGGATTGTTCCTCCCTCTCCCCTTGTGGGAGAGGGCCGGGGTGAGGGGCGCGAGGCCGGAACGGCATCGCCGATAAAAGTTTCTTCGGGCGCAGACGCGCCCGGCCCCTCACCCAACCCTCTCCCACAAGGGGAGAGGGCTATTCTCGCCGACAAGGCCGAACAGGCCGCGCGCCTCGCCAAGGCCGATCTTGTCACCGGCATGGTCGGCGAATTCGCGGACCTGCAGGGCATCATGGGCGGCTATTATGCGGCCAATGAAGGGCTGGACGACGAAGTCGCCGCCGCGATCCGCGACCACTACAAGCCGGTCGGACAGGGTGACGAAGTGCCGACCGCGCCCGTGACGGTCGCGGTATCGCTGGCGGATAAGATCGACACGATAACTGGTTTTTTTGGGATCAATGAAAAACCGACCGGTTCGAAGGACCCGTTCGCAATTCGTCGCGCAGGGCTTGGCGTAATTAGCCTGATTCTTACCAATGGACTGCGTTGCAGCATGCAAGCTTTGCTTGGCCAAGCGCTAATGCAGCACGGTCGATTTTGGTGGTCTCGCCTCGTTGGTAAAGCACAAGAGGTCGACAGTTTGATAACTGGGAGAATGCAGGGCTTTCTAGATCTCGCTGCGCGTGCTTCGGTCAGGCCGACCAAATACGAAGGCACCAGCATAGAGGACGTACTGAATGAGCGGCTTCGCGATGAGGAAGATGTCGAGAAAGCCGTATTTGTATTCGCTGATATGAAGCAACTTGAGATCGTTCCGTTTTTTGGAGAGCGGCTCTCTGTCCAACAACGTGACGAAGGCGTTCGACATGATGTGATTACGTCCGTTTTTTCTCAGGGAGGAGAAACGGATCTCGTCCGGCTGCTCGCCCGCGTCAAAGCGTTGCAGGCGTTTCTCAAGACCGCTGACGGCGCAAACCTGCTCGCCGGGTACAAGCGCGCGGCCAATATCCTCAAAAAGGAAGGGTGGGACGGTGTTCCCTCTCGCCTTGTGGGAGAGGGCCAGGGTGAGGGGCGCGATGCCGAAACGGCATTGCCAACAAAGAGTCATTCGGGCGCGGACGCGCCCGACCCCTCACCTCAATCCTCTCCCACAAGGGGAGAGGAAGTTGGACTATCCTATTCCCCCGAACCCGAAGAGGCGCTGCTGCGTGAGGCGCTCGAGCGGGCCGAGCCCGAGGCCGAAGCCGCGATCGAGCGCGAGGATTTCGAGGGGGCGATGGCGGCGCTCGCTACGTTGCGCAAGCCGATCGACGCGTTCTTCGACAAGGTGACCGTCAACGATGAGGACCCGGTCAAGCGCGCTGCGCGGCTTCAAATGTTGGAGCGGATGCGCGATGCTGTGCACCGGGTCGCGGACTTCTCCAGGATCGAAGGCGGCGGATAG
- a CDS encoding glycine--tRNA ligase subunit alpha, with product MSDTTPLSFQRLILTLHDYWSARGCVILQPYDLEMGAGTFHPATTLRALGPDPWKAAYVQPSRRPTDGRYGENPNRLQHYYQYQVVLKPSPPDIQQLYLDSLVAIGIDPLKHDIRFVEDDWESPTLGAWGLGWEVWCDGMEVTQFTYFQQVGGFDCKPVSGELTYGLERLAMYIQGVDSVYDLAFNDVPVEEGGVTYGDVFLDNEKQFSAWNFEHANTETLFQWFRDAAAECKACIEAELPLPAYDQAIKASHIFNLLQARGVISVAERQAYIGRVRDLAVGACEAHMARNGWAEPSQAPSAPGDDGKMAEGA from the coding sequence TTGAGCGACACCACCCCGCTCAGTTTCCAGCGACTTATCCTCACCCTCCATGATTATTGGAGCGCGCGGGGTTGCGTGATCCTGCAGCCCTATGACCTTGAAATGGGGGCCGGAACCTTCCACCCGGCGACCACCCTGCGCGCGCTCGGCCCCGACCCCTGGAAAGCGGCCTATGTCCAGCCTTCGCGTCGCCCGACCGACGGCCGCTATGGCGAGAATCCGAACCGGCTCCAGCATTACTATCAGTATCAGGTGGTGCTGAAGCCGAGCCCGCCCGATATCCAGCAGCTCTATCTCGACAGCCTCGTCGCGATCGGCATCGATCCGCTCAAGCACGATATCCGCTTCGTCGAGGACGACTGGGAAAGCCCGACGCTGGGCGCCTGGGGACTGGGCTGGGAGGTCTGGTGCGACGGGATGGAAGTCACCCAGTTCACCTACTTTCAGCAAGTCGGCGGGTTCGACTGCAAGCCGGTCTCGGGCGAACTGACCTATGGGCTCGAACGGCTGGCGATGTACATCCAGGGCGTCGACAGCGTCTACGATCTCGCCTTCAACGACGTTCCTGTTGAAGAGGGGGGCGTAACCTATGGCGACGTGTTCCTCGATAACGAGAAGCAATTCAGCGCCTGGAATTTCGAGCACGCGAACACCGAAACGCTGTTCCAATGGTTCAGGGACGCGGCGGCCGAGTGCAAGGCGTGTATCGAGGCCGAACTTCCGCTGCCCGCCTATGACCAGGCGATCAAGGCCAGCCATATCTTCAACCTGCTCCAGGCGCGCGGCGTGATCTCGGTCGCCGAGCGCCAGGCCTATATCGGCCGGGTGCGGGATTTGGCGGTGGGCGCGTGCGAGGCGCATATGGCGAGGAACGGGTGGGCGGAGCCATCCCAGGCTCCATCGGCGCCTGGCGACGATGGAAAGATGGCGGAGGGGGCGTGA
- a CDS encoding TraB/GumN family protein: MRFTILTPILAAVAIALPAAAPAAERADEPVRTLEDGAPQPAIWLLADEDTRIWLFGTNHVLPHDFAWRSPDLDAIIREADELVLETRDEDADGVFTELGSLVDDMTLDKPVSILERVSPEYRMPLYTLIKYSGFGGDELDALETWVVALYLIASSLQNIYGDPEGAEEPTGVEYQLTDIFTAQGKPIDAVETPMEQIDFFRNLTPDGQRELLESLVAIEPEDGADEEEALRSWAAGDVARMDAECDDEESFPPELREILLRRRNADWTEWLVERLDRPGDVLFAVGACHLAGSVSLQTMLDARGHTVERTH, from the coding sequence ATGCGGTTCACAATATTGACCCCTATCCTGGCGGCGGTCGCGATCGCCCTGCCCGCCGCGGCGCCTGCCGCCGAACGCGCGGACGAGCCGGTACGGACCCTGGAAGACGGCGCGCCGCAGCCGGCGATCTGGCTGCTCGCCGACGAGGACACCCGGATCTGGCTGTTCGGGACCAATCACGTCCTGCCGCACGATTTCGCCTGGCGCAGCCCCGATCTCGACGCGATCATCCGCGAGGCCGACGAACTCGTCCTCGAAACGCGGGACGAAGATGCGGACGGGGTGTTCACAGAGCTCGGGTCCCTCGTCGACGATATGACGCTCGACAAGCCGGTATCGATCCTGGAACGGGTGTCGCCCGAATACCGGATGCCGCTCTACACGCTGATCAAATATTCGGGATTCGGCGGGGACGAGCTCGACGCGCTCGAAACCTGGGTCGTCGCGCTCTATCTGATCGCCTCCTCGCTCCAGAATATCTATGGCGACCCGGAGGGCGCCGAAGAGCCGACCGGGGTCGAATATCAGCTGACCGATATCTTCACCGCCCAGGGCAAGCCGATCGATGCGGTCGAGACGCCGATGGAGCAGATCGATTTCTTCCGCAACCTGACTCCCGACGGCCAGCGCGAGCTGCTCGAAAGCCTGGTGGCGATCGAGCCGGAAGACGGAGCCGATGAAGAGGAGGCGCTCCGCAGCTGGGCCGCCGGCGATGTCGCAAGAATGGATGCCGAATGCGACGACGAGGAGAGCTTCCCGCCCGAGCTGCGCGAAATCCTGCTGCGCCGGCGCAATGCCGATTGGACCGAATGGCTCGTCGAACGGCTCGACCGGCCCGGCGATGTGCTGTTCGCGGTCGGGGCCTGCCACCTCGCGGGGTCGGTCTCGTTGCAGACCATGCTCGACGCGCGCGGTCATACGGTAGAGCGCACGCACTGA
- a CDS encoding TraB/GumN family protein, whose translation MKITSLAAALFALLFAACAPAQTPQTVAPAPVTVPAGDAPALWRVSDEDTTIWLFGTIHVLPQGFEWRNATIDAALDESDLLVLETVTSVGQSDAALLLMRLGVSADLPPIGARVDPELLPQLTSMIERGPFPESFLNGLETWAASLMLVGVTLNDLGLDPENGVEEQLELVFQLADKPVTGLETPAEQLGFFDGLPEEAQRHFLSSVIDTPEDIREEFDAMLNAWRTGDEAAIAMTFDDELSFSEPLREALLTRRNADWATWIGERLAEPGTVFVAVGAGHLAGQESVQDFLRAAGIEVARVQ comes from the coding sequence ATGAAGATCACATCGCTCGCCGCCGCCCTTTTCGCCCTGCTGTTCGCGGCCTGTGCGCCCGCCCAGACGCCGCAGACGGTCGCTCCCGCCCCGGTTACGGTACCGGCAGGCGACGCCCCGGCGCTCTGGCGCGTCTCCGACGAGGACACCACGATCTGGCTGTTCGGGACGATCCATGTGCTGCCGCAGGGCTTCGAGTGGCGCAACGCGACCATCGACGCGGCGCTCGACGAGTCCGACCTGCTCGTGCTCGAAACCGTGACGTCGGTCGGACAGAGCGACGCCGCGCTGCTGCTGATGCGGCTCGGCGTCTCGGCCGACCTGCCGCCGATCGGCGCGCGGGTCGATCCCGAACTGCTGCCGCAGCTGACCTCGATGATCGAGCGCGGCCCCTTCCCTGAATCCTTCCTGAACGGGCTGGAGACCTGGGCCGCCTCGCTGATGCTGGTGGGCGTGACGCTCAACGATCTCGGCCTCGATCCCGAAAACGGCGTCGAGGAGCAGCTCGAACTGGTGTTCCAGCTCGCCGACAAGCCCGTCACCGGGCTCGAAACCCCGGCCGAACAGCTCGGCTTTTTCGACGGGTTACCGGAAGAGGCGCAGCGCCATTTCCTGAGTTCGGTCATCGACACGCCCGAGGATATCCGGGAAGAGTTCGATGCGATGCTGAACGCCTGGCGCACTGGCGACGAAGCGGCGATCGCGATGACCTTCGACGACGAACTGTCCTTTTCCGAGCCGCTGCGCGAAGCGCTGCTGACCCGCCGCAATGCGGACTGGGCGACCTGGATCGGCGAGCGGCTCGCCGAACCCGGCACCGTCTTCGTCGCCGTCGGCGCCGGGCATCTGGCGGGCCAGGAATCGGTTCAGGATTTCCTGCGCGCCGCCGGTATCGAAGTGGCAAGGGTTCAGTAG
- a CDS encoding 50S ribosomal protein L25/general stress protein Ctc encodes MSDQLTLSAEARERAGKGASRAMRREGRVPAVIYGDKKDPEPIHLAERELMKLLHTGHFMNSLVSLDIGGSKTNALPKDVQFHPVNDRPMHVDFLRIGKGATVTLAVPVSFVNEEESPGLKRGGVLNVVRHELELTCPADDIPSEIVVELDGLEVGDSVHISQVELPEGVTSAIDDRDFTIAGVVAPSALKRADSEEEEGEEGEEGEEVAADEVPTTAQGDGEDGEGGEDS; translated from the coding sequence ATGAGCGATCAGCTGACTTTGTCGGCCGAAGCGCGCGAGCGAGCGGGCAAGGGAGCCTCTCGCGCAATGCGTCGCGAAGGTCGAGTACCCGCCGTAATCTACGGCGACAAGAAGGACCCGGAACCCATTCACCTCGCAGAGCGCGAGCTCATGAAACTGCTGCATACCGGCCATTTCATGAACAGCCTCGTCTCGCTCGATATCGGCGGCAGCAAGACCAATGCGCTGCCGAAGGACGTGCAGTTCCACCCGGTCAATGATCGCCCGATGCATGTCGACTTCCTGCGCATCGGCAAGGGCGCGACCGTTACGCTCGCCGTGCCCGTGTCGTTCGTCAACGAAGAAGAATCGCCCGGCCTCAAGCGCGGCGGCGTTCTCAACGTCGTGCGTCACGAGCTCGAGCTCACCTGCCCGGCCGACGATATTCCGAGCGAAATCGTCGTCGAACTGGACGGTCTCGAGGTCGGCGATTCGGTTCATATCTCGCAGGTCGAGCTGCCCGAGGGCGTGACCTCGGCGATCGACGACCGCGACTTCACCATTGCCGGCGTCGTTGCTCCGTCCGCACTCAAGCGCGCCGACAGCGAAGAAGAGGAAGGCGAAGAGGGCGAAGAAGGCGAAGAAGTGGCAGCCGACGAAGTCCCGACCACCGCACAGGGCGATGGCGAGGACGGCGAAGGCGGAGAGGACAGCTAA
- the pth gene encoding aminoacyl-tRNA hydrolase, translating to MQLWVGLGNPGAEHSMQRHNVGFMAADAIAEVHGFDSVRTRFQGWTQEGRIGGEKILLLKPATFMNKSGQSIGEAMRFYKLDPEDVTVFYDELDLEPFKTRVKRGGGTAGHNGIRSTDAHIGNDFRRVRIGIGHPGDKARVTRHVLGNYSKAEIEPLTDLLGAIAAEAEWLAKGDDARFLNEVALRMQTES from the coding sequence ATGCAATTATGGGTGGGCCTCGGCAATCCGGGCGCGGAGCACAGCATGCAGCGGCACAATGTCGGCTTCATGGCGGCCGACGCGATCGCCGAAGTGCATGGCTTCGACAGCGTCCGCACGCGCTTTCAGGGCTGGACGCAGGAAGGCCGGATCGGCGGCGAAAAGATCCTGCTGCTGAAACCCGCCACCTTCATGAACAAGTCCGGCCAGTCGATCGGCGAGGCGATGCGCTTCTACAAGCTCGATCCCGAGGACGTCACCGTCTTCTACGACGAGCTCGATCTCGAACCGTTCAAGACCCGGGTAAAGCGCGGCGGCGGAACGGCCGGGCATAACGGCATCCGCTCGACCGACGCGCATATCGGCAACGATTTCCGCCGCGTCCGCATCGGCATCGGCCATCCGGGCGACAAGGCGCGCGTAACCCGTCATGTGCTCGGCAATTATTCCAAGGCCGAGATCGAACCGCTGACCGACCTGCTCGGCGCGATCGCCGCCGAGGCCGAATGGCTCGCCAAGGGCGACGATGCGCGGTTCCTGAACGAGGTGGCGCTGAGGATGCAGACGGAAAGCTAG
- a CDS encoding DUF1330 domain-containing protein: MTEQPHLDVTPEAGRDFIMRGIQGPVVMLNLLRFRETADYTGFPDIAPAAPISGAEAFDLYVAHTLPFLQSSGGELLFLGDGGPWLIGPAGERWDKAMLVRQVSVDSFVAWSNDAEYLTGIGHRTAAIKDARMLPLIAGEAAEPAQS; this comes from the coding sequence ATGACCGAACAGCCCCATCTCGACGTGACGCCCGAAGCGGGGCGCGATTTCATCATGCGCGGCATTCAGGGCCCGGTGGTGATGCTCAATCTGCTGCGTTTCCGCGAAACCGCGGATTACACGGGCTTCCCGGATATCGCGCCGGCGGCCCCGATCAGCGGCGCCGAGGCGTTCGATCTCTATGTCGCGCATACCTTGCCGTTCCTGCAAAGCAGCGGCGGCGAGCTACTTTTTCTCGGCGACGGCGGCCCATGGCTGATCGGCCCGGCAGGCGAACGGTGGGACAAGGCGATGCTGGTCAGGCAGGTGAGCGTTGACAGCTTCGTCGCCTGGTCGAATGATGCCGAGTATCTCACGGGTATCGGCCACCGCACGGCGGCGATCAAGGACGCACGGATGCTACCGCTCATCGCTGGCGAAGCTGCAGAACCGGCCCAGTCGTGA
- a CDS encoding SDR family NAD(P)-dependent oxidoreductase, with translation MSSISRRHLLAGTAAVAALSAMPACAQSSAQSGAAEAATPDLSGKSILITGCSSGFGYLGALHYARAGAKVFATMRNTPRPEAEELTRIAEEENLDLAVMRLDVLLDYEIADAIATIERELNGGMVDVLVNNAGIGNGLTVELQDMDATKLIFDTNVFGYQRMARAVLPGMRARGSGQIFNVSSQLGRVIAIGYGHYCATKFAVEAMSEQMAYELVPHGVEVTIIQPGGYPTDIWRNSNRYTEQLLDRLSDAEEAAYPAFVQNAMRTGGGRDTDPMDIPHAIAEIIAMPPGTRPLRRAVHPTRIPQQVINQVSRETQLAMYGGSQFAPWVESVLD, from the coding sequence ATGTCATCGATCAGCCGCCGTCATTTGCTCGCCGGGACCGCCGCCGTTGCCGCCCTTTCCGCGATGCCGGCCTGCGCCCAATCGAGCGCGCAATCGGGCGCCGCCGAGGCCGCAACGCCAGACCTCTCCGGCAAATCGATTCTGATCACCGGCTGCTCGTCCGGTTTCGGCTATCTCGGCGCGCTTCATTATGCACGGGCGGGCGCCAAGGTCTTCGCGACGATGCGCAACACGCCGCGGCCCGAAGCGGAGGAGTTGACGCGGATCGCAGAGGAGGAAAATCTCGATCTTGCTGTGATGCGGCTCGACGTCCTGCTCGACTATGAGATCGCCGACGCGATCGCCACGATCGAGCGGGAGCTGAACGGCGGTATGGTCGACGTGCTCGTCAACAATGCCGGGATCGGCAACGGGCTGACGGTCGAGCTGCAGGACATGGATGCGACGAAGCTGATCTTCGACACCAATGTGTTCGGCTATCAGCGCATGGCGCGGGCCGTGCTGCCGGGCATGCGGGCGCGCGGTTCGGGCCAGATCTTCAACGTCTCCTCGCAGCTCGGCCGGGTCATCGCCATCGGCTATGGCCATTATTGCGCGACCAAGTTCGCGGTCGAGGCGATGAGCGAGCAAATGGCCTATGAGCTGGTGCCGCACGGCGTGGAGGTCACGATCATCCAGCCCGGCGGCTATCCGACCGATATCTGGCGCAACTCCAATCGCTACACCGAGCAGCTGCTGGACCGGCTGAGCGACGCGGAGGAAGCCGCCTATCCGGCGTTCGTGCAGAACGCGATGCGGACCGGCGGCGGGCGCGACACCGACCCGATGGATATTCCGCACGCTATCGCCGAAATCATCGCCATGCCGCCGGGCACCCGGCCGCTGCGCCGCGCCGTCCATCCGACCCGGATCCCGCAGCAGGTGATCAACCAGGTGTCGCGGGAAACCCAGCTTGCCATGTATGGCGGCAGCCAATTCGCGCCCTGGGTGGAATCGGTTCTCGATTGA